In the Armatimonadia bacterium genome, CGCTGCCAGGTGTGCCCCTGGCTCTCAGTCCTGTCTCGCCACGAGTGCATGCGGGACAGGGGGTGAAGCGCCGTTGCCGTTACCCCCTCGCCGCTGCGTGGAGACGGGGCAGGGGGTGAGGTGCCGTCTGCAAGAGCAACCCGTGCCCGAGCTTGCCTCCGGGTGTACAATTACGCCGACCAGGATCACCGCTAACAGACAAGGCAGGAGTCCCCAGTGACCAACCAGTGCGATCGTGAAAAGCAGCTTGATTCCTTCGATGCGCAGGAGCGCCGTCAGGCCCTGGAGGGGCTTGCGGCACTGAAGCTCCCACCCGCGAAACCCACTGACAACCACAACCTGCACTTCCACTCCTTCTTCTCCTACAACGCCCAGGATTGGTCTCCGTCGCACATCGCCTGGGCAGCCCACCGGGCCGGCCTTTATGCCGCCGGTCTGTGCGATTTCGACGTCCTCGACGGTCTGGAGGAGTTCTACGCCGCCAGCGCGCTTCTCGGCCTGCGTGCAACCGTGAACCTCGAGACCCGCGTGTACCTGCGTGAGTACTCCGAGGTCGAGATCACCTCCCCGGGCGAGCCGGGCGTCACCTACATCATGGGCGCCGGCTTCACGCATCAGCCTGCTCCCGGGTCAGCTCAGGCAGCGGGACTCCAGGCTTACCGTGACGGTGCCGGGGCGCGGAACCTCGCCCTCATCGACCGCATCAACCCACACCTGCCGAGCGCTGCCGTCGACTACGCGACCGACGTTCTCCCGCTGACACCCTCCGGCTCAGCAACGGAGCGCCACATCATCAGAGCCTACGTGAACAAGGCTCGTGCGGCCGCAGGTAGCGACGAGGCGGCCATCGAGTTCTGGGCCGGAATCCTGGGCAAGGACCTGGAGACCGTGAAGGCCGCCTACGGCAAGCCCGCGCTGGAGGAGATGGTCCGTTCCCGACTCGCCAAGAAGGGCGGTCTCGGCTACGTGCAGCCCTCCGTGGACACCTTCCCACCGGCTGATGAGTTCGCCCAGTGGGTCCTGGCCTGCGACGCGATGCCGATGGTCACCTGGCTCGACGGGACCAGCGAGGGCGAGAAGGATGGTCGGGCGATGCTCGAGTGCCTGGCCGCCAAGGGCTGCGCCGCCGTGAACATCATCCCCGACCGCAACTGGAACTACGCCGACGCCGCCGTGAAGGCGACCAAGGTGGCAAACCTGCGGGCCATCGTCGCCGCAGCCGACGACCTCGGGATGCCGCTCAACATCGGCACCGAGATGAACAAGGCCGGGCTGCCCTTTGTCGATGACCTTGGCGGCGGGGTCCTCAGCGAGTTCAAGTCCAGCTTCCTGCGGGGCGCTCGCATCATGGTCGGGCACTGCCTGCTCGCCCGCTACGCAGCACTTCCCTACACGCAGTGCACCGAGCCGGTGGCGGCCAAGAACACGTTCTATGAAGCCGTCGGCGCACTGACTCCGCTGACGGCGGCCAGAGCCGCGCGCCTGACCGACCTCGGACCGGAGAAGGCTCTTGCAGCCTTCCGAGACTTCGCCGCACGTGGTGACTGGACCCAATCCTAACCGAAACCGCCACCCTTGGAGGCGCATCAACGTGAGCACGATTCTTGTTACCGGCGCGAGTGGTCTGATCGGGAACGCCCTGGCGCGATCACTATCGGCAAAGCACCAGGTGCTCTGCATGAGCCGCCAAAGTCCCGGCCCCGGACTCACCTGGATCCGCGGTGAGTTCAGCGCCTTTGAGGACCTTCGTCACCTCGACAAGTATGCCATCGACGCCGTCGTGCATCTTGCCGCCGTCACCGGAGGCTGCCTGGAGCGCGACGGAATCCTGGTCAACGTAGAGGGCACGCGCTGCCTGATGCGGTACCTCATGGACCGTGGATGCCGCAAGTTCGTCGCGGCCAGTTCGACCGCCGCAGTGGGCTTCCAGAGCACGAAGTTCCGGCCGCTGGAGTTGCCCATGTCCGACGAACATCCCTGCCTGGACCGCGACGGCTACGGTATCTCGAAGTTCCTGATGGAGCAGGTCTGCAAGTACTACCAGCGCCAGAACGAAGACATCGACGTCATCAACTTCCGCCTCTCCACGGTCATCGACGACGAGAAGCTGCCGCCTCTGCGCAAGGTCGGACCGCTGGGACAGTGGGCCGTGGGGAGCATCACCATCATGGCCCTCAGCGATGCCGTCCGTGCCTTCACCCTCGCGGTCGAGTCAGCCCACAAGCCGGGAGTGCGGGTCATGAACGCGACAGGCCCACTCTCCTGGGTAGCCGATCCGGTCGCCGACGTCCTGCGCAACTGGTGGGGTAACGACGTCGACCTATCCTACTTCGAGCAACCCGGACACGAGTTCGACGGCCTCTTCTGCACCGACAAGATCGAGCAGGAACTCGGATTCGTTGCCCAGGTGCTCCCGAAGCGCTAAGACGCTCCACACTTCACCGACCAACCGCGGGGACAGGCCGATACGAGGCTCTGTCCCCGTCTGCGTTCTGAGAGGAAGGGGAGCGCGAGCGGCGAGGCGAACTCAGCCCTCCGGAGCAGTCAGTTCGCCAACACTGGGAGATGGTCTGCACGATGCCGACGCTCTTTGTCAGTCACCGGAGCCAGGTCCAAGTCGCTTCTGCGGGTCTGGCCCTCTGCTTGGGAGTGATTCTCTTGTCCAGTTGCGGAGCCTCGGCACAAGCTGCAACCTACTATGTCGCCACGAGCGGGGCCGATGACCACGACGGCCTCAGTCCTCAGACACCCTGGCAGTCTCTATCACGCGTCAATGCCGCAACGCTCAAGCCGGGCGATCGCGTGTTGTTCCGCCGCGGAGACCATTGGCGTGGGACCCTTCTCCCCGTCAGCGGCAGCGAGGAAGGCGTTGTCACCTACGGCGCCTACGGCGAAGGCCCCAAACCCGCTATCCTTGGCTCTGTCGCCTGCAATCGCCCCGAGGACTGGACGGACCTGGGCAACGATATCTGGTCCGCAGGCGGCAAGATCCAGTCCACGGTAGCGCCACCTCCGGGACCGGCGAAGATGGCCTTGGGATGGGGGCTGCACGTCGAAGGTGGGGCAGAGGCGAAGGGGACGCTGATCCCCGGCAAGACCCCGACCGACCCGGACGTCTACCAGATCTCCTGCACCAAACCCGGCACGGCGGGGAATCAGATCCAGCTCATCACGGCTGGCATCCCCCTTGCCCAGGGCAAGACCTATCGACTGGTTGCACGAGTGCGCTCCTCCATGCCCTTCGCCTTGCAGATGCCGCGTCTCATGGCCGCCGAGTTCCCCTGGACCGGCTACTCCGCCGGCCCGAGCTCAGCGGTCTTCGACGTGGGCCCTGAGCCCGTCACCGTGGTCCAGTACTTCCAGGCCAACACCACCTCCGACAACGCCCGCCTGACCTTCTACCTCGGCGCCACGATCCCGGCCGGTGCCGTGCTCGAGCTGGACTCAATGGCCTTCGAGCCCTGTGACGCCAACGAGATGCCCTCGGACGGCCTCTTCCCGGTGGATGTGGGCAACCTCATCTTCGGCAACGACGAGAGCTGCGGCGTCAAGCGCTGGAAGCTCGCCGACCTGAGGAACCCCGGCGACTACTGGTACAGCGAGCGCGAGCGCAAGCTGTACCTGCGCTCCGAGCAGAACCCGGCGCTGAAGTGGCGTGTCCTCGAGTGTGCCCTCCGTCGGCACACGATCGAGGAGAGCGGCCGGTCCTACGTAACCTACGAGAACCTGGCTCTCAAGTACGCCGGTGCCCACGGGATCGGAGGCGGAAGCACCCACCACATCACGGTGCTCGACTGCGACATCTCCTTCATCGGCGGCGGAGACCAGTATGGGGGCGGGGTCCGCACCGTCCGTTTCGGCAATGGTATTGAGTTCTGGGGCGGCGCCCACGACAACCTCGTAGAGCGCTGCCGCATCTGGGAAGTCTACGACGCAGCGCTGACCAACCAGAACGGCGGCGCCGACGTCAAGGAGTACAACCTGATCTACCGCAACAATGTGATCTACAACTCCGAGTACTCCTTCGAGTACTGGAACCGCCCGGAGACCTCGGAGACGTACAATATCCAGTTCGTGAACAACACCTGCGTAAACGCCGGGCATGGCTGGGGCCATACGCAGCGTCCCGACCCGAGCGGCCGCCAGTTGTGCTTCTACGCCAGTCCGGCGCAGATCCACGACGTCGTCATCAAGAACAACCTCTTCTACGAGTCCGTCACGAACTCGATCTACGCGCCGCAGTGGACCCGCGAGCAGATCGACGCCCTGGCTCTCGACCACAACCTCTGGTATCAAGCCGCCGGCACGATGATGAACCTCAAGGACCATCCCTACACCATGGCCCAGTTCGCTCAGTACCAGCAGGAGTACAAACAGGACGCACACTCCATCGTGGCCGATCCGCTCTTCGTGGACATGGCCGCTCACGATTACCGGCTGCAGCCGGGCTCGCCCTGCATCGATGCCGGCACAGATCTGGGCTGCCCGACCGACATCACAGGCGCCGCGGTTCGGGCTGGCCGCACTCCAGATCTCGGCGCCTACGAGTACGTGGCACGTCCCTAACCCTCGCGTCCATGCCCTCCGGTTTGCACAGTGTACTGCCGGTGCAGGAGCCCCTATCCTGCACCGGTGTCCCCCTTGTTTGCGGTGCCGCAGACTGGGTGACCGAGCCCCTCTGACAATGCCTTACCTGTGCTTACACAGATCACAGGAACATGTCTCTTCGCACAGGAAAGCTTGGTTCGGTAGACATTAAGAGGCCCCAGTGGAGGTATGTGTGGCGCCGAAAAGACAGAGTGACGTCGTGAATCGGCCCGCGGCCTGAATCGTGTGTCAAGCTTTAGCTACCACTTGTTGACAAGTTTGGCACATGTTCCTATGCTTGGTCAGGATAGCTGCCTTCAGGTCTTCAGGCATAAGGGGATGCGCCGCCGGAGGGTCAGGGCACCGGAAGGGAGCGGCATGCCGCTCCAAACGGACCACTCGCTGCCTCGCAGTCCTCATCGATCCCCCTGCATCACAGCACGATCCACCCCACGGTCAGCGAAGGGGCTCAGCAGTTCAGGCAGGACTCTACCGCCCCGAGTCCGTTTGCCCAATCCTCTCCAGACGCCGGCCTTTGGTACTGAGCCCCGTTTCGCAACTCCGCCCACCCGGAGAGCGCCGCCGGAATTGGTCGGCGGCCACGGCGAAGCAGGGGCCCGCGTCCTTCCTAGTCAGCGCCAGTGCTGGGACCCTTCGACATGGCAGAGGAGATACGAACATGGGTGGGGCTAGGGCCGTGGTAGTAAGTGCCGACTCGGCAGTACAGCAGCCCGCGGCTGCCAAACTGGCGGAAGCGGGGATCTCCGTAGTTTCTGCAGTGAGCGGACGTGAGTGCACCGAAATCCTCGAGCGTGAGACCGCCGATCTCGTCGTCCTTGACCTGGCCTTGCCGGATTACCATGGTCTGGACATCTGCCGGAGGATCGTCAACGAGGCCGGATGCGGGGTCATCACCGTCGTGGGGGACTCGGACATTGTCGAGGGGATTGTCAGCCTGGAGTTGGGGGCCGACGATTTTGTCGGAAAGCCGCTCGACGCCCGACTGCTGGCCGCCAAGGCCAGGGCGTTGCTCAGGCGCCTCACACCTACTCCACCGACAACGGCTGAGGAAGACCTGTGGAGCGCAGACGGACTTGAGCTCGACCTGCGGCGACAGTTGGCGCGGGTCGACGGACGCACGGTCAGTCTGGGACCGATCGGGAGTGAGTTGCTGGCCGTCCTGATGCGCGATGCCGGGCGAGTGCACTCCCGCACCGACCTCTGTATGGCCCTTTGGGCCGACGCCACGGATGCGCAGCACCGCCTCACGATGCACATCAATGGCCTGCGCCGCAAGCTCGAGGACGACCCGCATCATCCCACGCGGATCGTGACTGTGCGGGGCATAGGCTACCGCCTGATGGACGGCGAACGGCGGACTGAGTCCCGGTCAATCGAGAGGGAGCGGCCGCAGCACCTCTTCCGCAGGCAGTTTGCGCCCACGGCGCGGAGGTTGGTCGGCCACGCAGGCTGACAACGATCTGGGTGCCGAGTCAGCACGTCCTCGCGAGATCCGGGCGGTGGGTGCGAGGGCATAGCGAGGGACCACCGGGAGGTCTCTCGGGGCTGAAGGGCGCTTTTGGGGCCCGTTGGGTGGGGGG is a window encoding:
- a CDS encoding NAD(P)-dependent oxidoreductase — translated: MSTILVTGASGLIGNALARSLSAKHQVLCMSRQSPGPGLTWIRGEFSAFEDLRHLDKYAIDAVVHLAAVTGGCLERDGILVNVEGTRCLMRYLMDRGCRKFVAASSTAAVGFQSTKFRPLELPMSDEHPCLDRDGYGISKFLMEQVCKYYQRQNEDIDVINFRLSTVIDDEKLPPLRKVGPLGQWAVGSITIMALSDAVRAFTLAVESAHKPGVRVMNATGPLSWVADPVADVLRNWWGNDVDLSYFEQPGHEFDGLFCTDKIEQELGFVAQVLPKR
- a CDS encoding choice-of-anchor Q domain-containing protein, with protein sequence MSSCGASAQAATYYVATSGADDHDGLSPQTPWQSLSRVNAATLKPGDRVLFRRGDHWRGTLLPVSGSEEGVVTYGAYGEGPKPAILGSVACNRPEDWTDLGNDIWSAGGKIQSTVAPPPGPAKMALGWGLHVEGGAEAKGTLIPGKTPTDPDVYQISCTKPGTAGNQIQLITAGIPLAQGKTYRLVARVRSSMPFALQMPRLMAAEFPWTGYSAGPSSAVFDVGPEPVTVVQYFQANTTSDNARLTFYLGATIPAGAVLELDSMAFEPCDANEMPSDGLFPVDVGNLIFGNDESCGVKRWKLADLRNPGDYWYSERERKLYLRSEQNPALKWRVLECALRRHTIEESGRSYVTYENLALKYAGAHGIGGGSTHHITVLDCDISFIGGGDQYGGGVRTVRFGNGIEFWGGAHDNLVERCRIWEVYDAALTNQNGGADVKEYNLIYRNNVIYNSEYSFEYWNRPETSETYNIQFVNNTCVNAGHGWGHTQRPDPSGRQLCFYASPAQIHDVVIKNNLFYESVTNSIYAPQWTREQIDALALDHNLWYQAAGTMMNLKDHPYTMAQFAQYQQEYKQDAHSIVADPLFVDMAAHDYRLQPGSPCIDAGTDLGCPTDITGAAVRAGRTPDLGAYEYVARP
- a CDS encoding response regulator transcription factor, which encodes MGGARAVVVSADSAVQQPAAAKLAEAGISVVSAVSGRECTEILERETADLVVLDLALPDYHGLDICRRIVNEAGCGVITVVGDSDIVEGIVSLELGADDFVGKPLDARLLAAKARALLRRLTPTPPTTAEEDLWSADGLELDLRRQLARVDGRTVSLGPIGSELLAVLMRDAGRVHSRTDLCMALWADATDAQHRLTMHINGLRRKLEDDPHHPTRIVTVRGIGYRLMDGERRTESRSIERERPQHLFRRQFAPTARRLVGHAG